Proteins from a genomic interval of Diaphorobacter sp. HDW4A:
- a CDS encoding FAD-binding oxidoreductase: MTDNVLDFAVIGAGMAGASVAYRLAQKGASVIVLERESQPGYHSTGRSAAMFMESYGTDQIRALTRASRSFYEQPPAGFCSNELLPARDVLYVGQVGQQQLLDDALAMYLKDGLEAEMISADRAKELVPVLEREKIIGAVHDKAATDIDVAELHQGFLRGMREQGAQLRCNAELMGAERDEASGVWSLTLPGGDVVRARAVVNASGAWADTVAETCGAKPLNIQPKRRTAFTFHPPEGVDAHAWPVVIGVDESFYFKPDAGQLLGSPANADPVPAHDVVAEELDVAMGIHAIEELTSLRIRRPNHVWAGLRSFAPDGDFVIGWDTRREGFFWLAGQGGYGIQTAAGASATACALLLREALPESVSQHGVDTAKLSPARFD; the protein is encoded by the coding sequence ATGACTGACAACGTGCTCGACTTTGCCGTGATCGGCGCGGGCATGGCGGGGGCTTCCGTGGCCTACCGTCTCGCGCAAAAGGGGGCTTCAGTGATCGTGCTGGAGCGTGAATCGCAACCGGGTTATCACTCCACAGGCCGCTCGGCCGCCATGTTCATGGAAAGCTACGGCACCGACCAGATCCGCGCACTCACCCGCGCCAGTCGCAGCTTTTATGAGCAACCCCCCGCAGGCTTCTGCAGCAACGAGCTGCTGCCCGCGCGCGATGTGCTCTATGTCGGCCAGGTGGGACAGCAGCAGTTGCTCGACGACGCGCTCGCCATGTACCTCAAGGATGGTCTTGAGGCTGAAATGATTTCCGCCGACCGCGCCAAGGAACTGGTGCCGGTGCTCGAGCGTGAAAAGATCATCGGCGCGGTGCACGACAAGGCCGCTACCGACATCGACGTGGCTGAGCTGCACCAGGGCTTTCTGCGCGGCATGCGCGAGCAGGGCGCACAACTGCGCTGCAATGCCGAGCTGATGGGCGCCGAGCGCGATGAGGCGAGCGGCGTCTGGTCGCTCACGCTGCCCGGAGGCGATGTGGTGCGTGCGCGCGCCGTCGTCAATGCCTCGGGCGCATGGGCCGACACGGTTGCCGAGACCTGCGGTGCCAAGCCGCTGAACATCCAGCCCAAGCGCCGCACGGCTTTCACCTTCCACCCGCCCGAAGGTGTGGACGCGCATGCGTGGCCCGTGGTCATCGGCGTGGACGAGAGCTTTTATTTCAAGCCCGATGCGGGCCAGTTGCTGGGCTCGCCCGCGAATGCCGATCCGGTGCCCGCACACGACGTGGTGGCCGAGGAGCTGGACGTGGCGATGGGCATCCATGCCATCGAAGAGCTCACCAGCCTGCGCATCCGCCGTCCCAACCATGTGTGGGCAGGCCTGCGCAGCTTCGCGCCCGATGGCGATTTCGTGATCGGCTGGGACACGCGACGCGAAGGCTTCTTCTGGCTCGCTGGCCAGGGCGGCTATGGCATCCAGACGGCAGCAGGCGCATCGGCCACCGCGTGTGCGCTGCTGCTGCGTGAGGCATTGCCCGAGTCGGTCAGCCAGCACGGCGTGGACACGGCCAAGCTGAGCCCGGCGCGTTTCGACTGA
- a CDS encoding helix-turn-helix domain-containing protein: protein MTRPVKKTTANKVLAEVLPGARAANANVAAAAPPAGKHEVGLKIRKARKERGLTLQQVAASSGLAVSTISKAERGQIALSYEKVLQLGSALDIDMTRLFMAGDVSAADIEGDGEHPTVVKDRFADVQRYETDQYEYSVLCGAYPAKKMQPLVAVINAREARDFSETIRHPGQEFVMVLSGRVRIVFENGETVELGKHEAAYFDSGIGHVYVSLSKQPAEVVSVCC from the coding sequence ATGACTCGCCCCGTAAAGAAAACCACCGCCAACAAGGTACTCGCAGAAGTACTGCCCGGGGCTCGCGCCGCCAATGCCAATGTGGCTGCAGCTGCACCGCCCGCAGGCAAGCATGAGGTGGGCCTCAAGATCCGCAAGGCCCGCAAGGAGCGTGGCCTCACACTGCAGCAGGTGGCGGCCAGCAGCGGCCTTGCGGTGTCCACCATCTCCAAGGCCGAGCGCGGCCAGATCGCGCTGAGTTATGAAAAGGTGCTGCAGCTCGGCTCCGCGCTCGACATCGACATGACCCGCCTTTTCATGGCGGGCGACGTCTCCGCCGCCGATATCGAAGGCGATGGCGAACACCCCACGGTCGTGAAGGACCGCTTTGCGGACGTGCAGCGCTACGAGACCGATCAGTACGAGTACAGCGTGCTCTGCGGCGCTTATCCGGCCAAGAAGATGCAGCCGTTGGTTGCGGTGATCAATGCACGCGAGGCGCGCGATTTTTCCGAAACCATCCGGCATCCGGGACAGGAGTTCGTGATGGTGCTCTCGGGACGCGTGCGCATCGTTTTTGAAAACGGCGAGACGGTGGAACTCGGCAAACACGAGGCCGCGTACTTCGACAGCGGCATCGGACACGTCTACGTGAGTCTCAGCAAACAGCCTGCGGAGGTCGTGTCAGTCTGCTGCTGA
- a CDS encoding MFS transporter — translation MTTTSTAAMLDAGSTASPLQQPQQQQKAKPAFGVLASISGAHMVNDMMQSLILAMYPILKGEFSLSFMQIGLITLTYQLTASLLQPLVGLFTDKKPLPYSLPFGMMSTLIGLVLLAFAPSFGMVLLAAAFVGVGSSIFHPESSRIARLASGGQHGLAQSVFQVGGNAGTAIGPLLAALVIVPFGQRSVAWFALAALVGIFVLTKVSRWYATHHLANAKRKAPAAVAAPYPRNVVIWAIAVLLVLIFSKYFYIAGLSSFYTFYVIEKFGLSVQSAQMHLFYFLFASAVGTVLGGPIGDRIGRKPVIWFSILGVAPFALMLPHANLFWTTALTILIGLVLSSAFSAILVYAQELMPGKVGMVSGMFFGFAFGMGGLGAAVLGVLADRTSIDFVYHAIAYLPLLGVAAILLPKKARKQAH, via the coding sequence ATGACAACAACCTCCACCGCCGCCATGTTGGACGCGGGCTCCACCGCATCACCGCTCCAGCAACCGCAGCAGCAGCAAAAAGCCAAGCCCGCGTTCGGCGTGCTCGCCTCGATCAGCGGCGCCCATATGGTCAACGACATGATGCAGTCGCTGATCCTCGCGATGTACCCGATCCTCAAGGGCGAGTTCTCGCTCTCGTTCATGCAGATTGGCCTGATCACGCTGACCTACCAGCTCACCGCCTCGTTGCTGCAGCCGCTGGTGGGCCTGTTCACCGACAAGAAGCCGCTTCCGTATTCACTGCCCTTCGGCATGATGTCCACGCTCATCGGGCTGGTCCTGCTCGCCTTCGCACCGAGCTTCGGCATGGTGCTGTTGGCTGCCGCCTTCGTCGGCGTGGGCTCGTCGATCTTCCATCCTGAATCCTCGCGCATCGCGCGGCTCGCATCGGGTGGGCAGCACGGACTCGCGCAGTCTGTGTTCCAGGTCGGCGGCAACGCGGGCACGGCCATCGGCCCGCTGCTCGCGGCGCTGGTGATCGTGCCGTTCGGCCAGCGCAGCGTGGCCTGGTTCGCGCTCGCGGCGCTTGTGGGCATCTTCGTGCTCACCAAGGTCAGCCGCTGGTATGCAACGCACCACCTCGCCAACGCCAAGCGCAAGGCGCCCGCAGCCGTCGCCGCGCCGTACCCACGCAACGTGGTGATCTGGGCCATCGCCGTGCTGCTGGTGCTGATCTTCTCCAAGTACTTCTACATCGCGGGCCTGAGCAGCTTCTACACCTTCTACGTGATCGAGAAATTCGGCCTCTCGGTGCAGAGCGCGCAGATGCACCTGTTCTATTTCCTGTTCGCATCGGCCGTGGGCACGGTGCTCGGCGGCCCCATCGGCGACCGCATCGGCCGCAAACCGGTGATCTGGTTCTCGATCCTCGGCGTCGCTCCGTTCGCGCTGATGCTGCCGCACGCCAACCTGTTCTGGACCACCGCGCTCACCATCCTCATCGGCCTCGTGCTGTCCTCCGCGTTCTCGGCGATTCTGGTCTACGCGCAGGAACTCATGCCCGGCAAAGTGGGCATGGTCTCGGGCATGTTCTTCGGATTCGCGTTCGGCATGGGCGGGCTGGGTGCCGCAGTGCTCGGCGTGCTCGCAGACCGCACGAGCATCGACTTCGTGTATCACGCGATTGCGTACCTGCCGCTGCTGGGTGTGGCCGCGATTTTGCTGCCGAAGAAAGCTCGCAAACAAGCCCACTGA
- a CDS encoding helix-turn-helix domain-containing protein — translation MSTIHHPKPLPESLKEIEALSAPINCRVTDYPAGWYIAPHAHNKHQLIYAVRGVMVVKTESGQWVVPPTRAIWVLSGVLHEIRCVGEVHMRSLLVRPDAGPRLLDATQAVGISPLLRELIRAAQDVPQPYQPGTRDGRLMRLILDELRALPVLPLHLHMPTDARLAQICEHLQRRLDDSSTMTDWAERLGIDVKTIQRLFNKETGMTFGQWRQQARLLHALELLATGQKVIDVALALGYDSPSAFATMFRKQFGQTPSQFFSEG, via the coding sequence ATGAGCACCATTCATCACCCCAAGCCGCTGCCCGAGTCTCTGAAGGAGATCGAGGCCCTGTCCGCGCCCATCAACTGCCGCGTCACCGACTACCCGGCGGGCTGGTACATCGCGCCGCATGCGCACAACAAGCACCAGCTCATCTACGCGGTGCGTGGCGTGATGGTGGTGAAGACCGAGAGCGGGCAATGGGTGGTGCCGCCCACGCGCGCCATCTGGGTGCTGTCGGGCGTGCTGCACGAGATTCGCTGCGTGGGCGAGGTGCACATGCGCAGCCTGCTGGTGCGCCCCGACGCGGGACCGAGGTTGCTCGACGCGACGCAGGCGGTGGGCATCTCGCCGCTGCTGCGCGAGCTGATCCGCGCGGCGCAGGACGTGCCGCAGCCCTACCAGCCGGGCACGCGCGACGGACGGCTCATGCGGCTGATCCTCGACGAACTGCGCGCGCTGCCCGTGCTGCCGCTGCACCTGCACATGCCGACCGACGCGCGCCTCGCGCAAATCTGCGAGCACCTGCAGCGCCGGCTCGATGATTCCTCCACCATGACCGACTGGGCCGAGCGCCTTGGCATCGATGTGAAAACCATCCAGCGGCTCTTCAACAAGGAGACCGGCATGACCTTCGGCCAGTGGCGGCAGCAGGCGCGGCTGCTGCACGCGCTGGAGCTGTTGGCCACGGGGCAGAAGGTGATCGACGTGGCGCTGGCACTCGGCTACGACAGTCCGAGCGCGTTCGCCACCATGTTCCGCAAGCAGTTCGGGCAGACGCCGAGCCAGTTCTTCTCGGAGGGTTGA
- a CDS encoding AP2/ERF family transcription factor: MTAKPKPKRESSSYSIVRVDTVNARGIPVHLWTTSIKRQGVDIVRHFYDGVYGDKPSALLMAEAYRDAAMRLFPPRTQREQSMKVRSSNTSGTSGVQALHKNGKLVAWLATLSIGRDKPRRRYFSVKDHGEERAQQLAIAAREELLREYPDSFATVHPDATASANAHFAHLVAAQRIARDEVAPALDADELKRRLEWLNAWFDALKPRHVHVRISTYTQQQRGHDAILAIISNGGPPSQLKRKTWSLLHASWQDRQVEVWSFIQSSLKELMGAAYVHEFQRLFERHFLASDVQTGFLVRHRLDDPASDYLRSSPPAELQPMLQGFSVPRLPPLQTVSSAD, encoded by the coding sequence GTGACCGCAAAACCGAAGCCCAAGCGCGAGTCGTCCAGCTACAGCATCGTGCGCGTGGATACGGTCAACGCCCGGGGCATTCCGGTGCATCTGTGGACCACGAGCATCAAGCGCCAGGGCGTGGACATCGTGCGCCATTTCTACGACGGCGTGTACGGCGACAAGCCCTCCGCACTGCTGATGGCCGAGGCCTACCGCGACGCCGCGATGCGCCTGTTCCCGCCGCGCACGCAGCGCGAGCAGAGCATGAAAGTGCGCTCGTCCAACACCTCGGGCACCTCCGGCGTTCAGGCCCTCCACAAGAACGGCAAGCTCGTCGCTTGGCTGGCGACGCTGAGCATCGGCCGGGACAAGCCGAGGCGGCGCTATTTCTCCGTCAAGGACCACGGCGAAGAGCGCGCGCAGCAACTGGCGATTGCTGCGCGCGAAGAGCTGCTGCGGGAGTATCCCGACAGCTTCGCGACCGTACATCCAGACGCTACCGCCAGCGCCAACGCACACTTCGCACATCTGGTGGCCGCGCAGCGCATTGCCCGCGACGAGGTCGCCCCCGCGCTCGATGCCGACGAGCTGAAACGTCGACTCGAATGGCTCAACGCGTGGTTCGATGCGCTCAAGCCGCGCCATGTCCACGTGCGCATCAGTACCTATACGCAGCAGCAGCGCGGGCACGACGCGATCCTCGCCATCATCAGCAACGGTGGCCCGCCCTCGCAGCTCAAGCGCAAGACATGGTCGCTGCTGCACGCGAGCTGGCAGGACCGGCAGGTCGAGGTCTGGAGCTTCATCCAGAGCAGCCTGAAGGAGCTGATGGGCGCAGCCTATGTGCACGAATTCCAGCGCCTCTTCGAGCGCCACTTTCTGGCCAGCGACGTGCAGACCGGCTTTCTCGTGCGCCACCGGCTGGACGACCCGGCCAGCGACTATCTGCGCAGCTCCCCGCCTGCAGAGCTGCAGCCCATGCTGCAGGGCTTCAGCGTGCCGCGACTGCCACCGTTACAGACCGTTTCGTCTGCGGACTGA
- a CDS encoding type VI secretion system Vgr family protein has translation MANRTFIAHSPLGDQLEFRSLEGSEQISRLFEYRVRLISKSSSIGAKSLLGKDMSIEIDLTTKLGGGGKRFLSGQVTQFTYIGRDGDYFSYEAVLRPWLWHATRRSDYKIFQFKKVPDIIKEVLGPYGFTIDDKLSGHYRSWDYMVQYGETDFNFVSRLLELEGGYFFFEHSQGSHKLVLADDIGSHSPLPSGPTTIPYYPGERAAHVHDEDFIDGWSFAEDIASGHFASDDYDFEKPKALLETKQQQPAGHTEDSRELYDWPGGYTDTGDGENYARVRIEQQKAQREQAQGEGNARNIAPGYLFTLSKYLRDDQNKEYLIESAYYRFEENVRRSDGAGGSGAGKRAGADSPTTYRISFNVVPKTVPYRSQRTTPKPHTTGPQTAVVTGPGGEEIYTDKYGRVKVQFHWDRYGKNDENSSCWIRVSQTWAGSNYGSMHIPRIGQEVIVDFLNGDPDYPIITGRVYNAMQMPPWDLPANKTQSGIKTHSSLGGAGGDGMKNGAGDANAIRFEDKKGAEQLWLHAQKDQLTEVENDEEKWVGNDRRKTIDRDEFNTIHRDRTEIVDRNEKINVHGWRTEEVDLDETLTVHKSRDRTVDLSEKVSIGINRNKSIGMIENVTIGLLKTQSIGIAYMQNVGVAKMTNVGVAWNTNVGVTMITNVGFTMNTTVGQNKSLSVGNNETIAIGDTKASTVGKLYTLTVGGGGGSGGGGGGASPPGAMNIVAPGPSSGGGGGGGGSASNITMDGKSITLTVGKSSLKLEEDGTISINGHDFYTNMTGEKQVKVDGNITMKGAKILEN, from the coding sequence ATGGCGAATCGCACCTTCATCGCCCACAGTCCACTGGGCGATCAACTGGAGTTCCGCTCGCTGGAGGGAAGCGAGCAGATCTCCCGTCTGTTTGAGTACCGCGTGCGGCTGATCAGCAAGAGTTCGTCGATCGGCGCCAAAAGCCTGCTCGGCAAGGACATGAGCATCGAGATCGACCTCACCACCAAGCTCGGAGGTGGCGGCAAGCGTTTTCTCTCGGGCCAGGTGACCCAGTTCACCTACATCGGCCGGGACGGCGACTACTTCAGCTACGAAGCCGTGCTGCGCCCCTGGTTGTGGCACGCGACACGGCGCTCGGACTACAAGATTTTCCAGTTCAAGAAGGTGCCCGACATCATCAAGGAAGTGCTCGGTCCCTACGGCTTCACCATCGACGACAAGCTCTCGGGCCACTACCGCAGCTGGGACTACATGGTGCAGTACGGCGAGACGGATTTCAATTTCGTCTCGCGCCTGCTCGAGCTTGAGGGCGGCTACTTCTTCTTTGAACACAGCCAGGGTAGCCACAAGCTCGTGCTCGCCGACGACATCGGCAGCCACAGCCCGCTGCCGAGCGGCCCCACGACCATTCCCTACTACCCCGGCGAGCGCGCAGCCCATGTGCACGATGAAGATTTCATCGACGGCTGGAGCTTCGCCGAAGACATCGCGTCGGGCCACTTCGCAAGCGATGATTACGACTTCGAAAAACCCAAGGCACTGCTCGAAACCAAGCAGCAGCAACCCGCAGGCCACACTGAAGACAGCCGCGAACTCTACGACTGGCCCGGCGGTTACACCGACACAGGCGATGGCGAGAACTACGCCCGCGTGCGCATCGAACAGCAGAAGGCCCAGCGCGAACAGGCGCAGGGCGAAGGCAATGCGCGCAACATCGCACCGGGCTATCTGTTCACGCTCTCCAAGTATCTCCGTGACGATCAGAACAAAGAGTATCTGATCGAATCGGCGTACTACCGTTTCGAAGAAAACGTGCGCCGAAGTGACGGCGCGGGCGGTTCAGGTGCAGGCAAACGCGCAGGCGCCGACAGCCCGACGACCTATCGCATCAGCTTCAACGTGGTGCCCAAGACCGTCCCCTATCGCAGCCAGCGCACGACGCCCAAGCCACACACCACAGGCCCGCAAACCGCAGTTGTCACCGGCCCTGGTGGCGAAGAAATCTACACCGATAAATACGGCCGCGTGAAGGTGCAGTTCCACTGGGACCGCTACGGCAAGAATGACGAAAACTCCAGCTGCTGGATACGCGTGAGCCAGACCTGGGCGGGCAGCAACTATGGATCGATGCACATCCCTCGCATCGGCCAGGAAGTCATCGTCGATTTTCTCAACGGCGACCCGGACTATCCCATCATCACCGGCCGCGTATACAACGCCATGCAGATGCCGCCCTGGGACCTGCCGGCCAACAAGACGCAGTCGGGCATCAAGACCCATTCGAGCCTGGGCGGAGCCGGTGGCGACGGTATGAAGAATGGTGCGGGCGACGCCAACGCGATTCGCTTTGAGGACAAAAAGGGGGCAGAACAACTCTGGTTGCATGCCCAGAAAGACCAACTCACCGAGGTCGAGAATGACGAGGAAAAGTGGGTAGGCAACGACCGCCGCAAAACCATTGATCGCGACGAGTTCAACACCATCCACCGCGACCGCACGGAGATCGTGGATCGCAACGAAAAGATCAATGTGCATGGGTGGCGAACGGAAGAGGTAGATCTGGATGAGACGCTGACCGTGCACAAGAGCCGCGATCGCACCGTGGACCTGAGCGAGAAGGTCTCCATCGGCATAAACCGCAACAAGAGCATCGGCATGATCGAGAACGTCACGATCGGCCTGCTCAAGACCCAGAGCATCGGCATCGCCTACATGCAGAACGTGGGCGTGGCCAAGATGACCAACGTTGGCGTCGCATGGAACACCAATGTCGGCGTCACGATGATCACGAACGTCGGCTTCACGATGAACACCACAGTTGGCCAGAACAAGTCTCTGAGCGTCGGTAACAACGAGACCATTGCCATCGGCGATACCAAAGCGTCCACGGTTGGGAAGCTCTACACACTGACGGTGGGCGGGGGGGGCGGATCTGGAGGAGGCGGTGGCGGTGCTTCACCGCCGGGAGCGATGAATATCGTTGCGCCGGGTCCTTCATCGGGCGGTGGGGGTGGCGGAGGCGGTTCCGCGTCGAACATCACGATGGATGGGAAGAGCATTACTTTGACTGTCGGGAAGTCTTCTTTGAAGTTGGAGGAAGACGGAACGATCAGCATCAACGGCCATGATTTCTACACCAATATGACCGGGGAGAAGCAGGTCAAGGTGGATGGCAACATCACCATGAAGGGAGCAAAGATCCTTGAAAACTAA
- a CDS encoding DUF6484 domain-containing protein: MKTKAIAQQENGAGVGHKSSSIDELLSKGVSSERTNSHQPSAGGIQLGTLLSVDQLGRPLVAFGASSSTIAARTLVAVSKADYGRDVVLGFESGEESFPIILGLIQQPQAEMAVRGQCVTVETDDGRVIVQAKDELELRCGEAAILLQADGRIMLRGQYITSHAEAGQRIRGGSVQIN; encoded by the coding sequence TTGAAAACTAAAGCCATTGCGCAACAGGAAAACGGGGCTGGAGTGGGGCACAAGTCATCTTCAATAGATGAACTACTCTCCAAAGGAGTCTCATCCGAGCGTACAAATAGTCACCAGCCTTCTGCTGGTGGAATTCAGCTGGGCACACTTCTATCTGTAGATCAGCTTGGAAGACCGCTCGTGGCTTTTGGGGCGTCATCGAGCACCATTGCTGCACGCACTTTGGTCGCGGTGTCAAAGGCGGACTATGGTCGAGATGTAGTGCTTGGATTTGAGTCTGGAGAAGAAAGCTTCCCTATTATTTTGGGATTGATACAGCAGCCTCAAGCTGAGATGGCTGTACGTGGTCAGTGTGTCACGGTAGAAACTGATGACGGGCGGGTCATTGTTCAGGCGAAAGACGAATTGGAGCTTCGTTGTGGAGAGGCTGCCATCCTGCTGCAAGCGGACGGCCGAATCATGTTGCGCGGCCAATACATCACCAGCCATGCGGAAGCAGGACAGCGAATCCGTGGCGGTTCGGTGCAGATCAATTGA
- a CDS encoding DUF2169 domain-containing protein: protein MEFVCSSKTLRSDYFIALDTSGCEHLVVIAKASWNIPKPGQRPRPLHPTPFCDSDEYFGVPGESAIRYGDDHVRYKSRCDVIFDACAHAPECTPVKELTVGIRVGASQKVIRVFGNRIWRSGISGFSFSDPEPFERMPLHFGHAFGGVRYFERNGATHAEAQLSNPAGIGWAGPATIGVIDGTPAANLENINERIAFPDEKYAPIALSALGRHWLPRAQYAGTFDEKWRKEQAPFLPEDFDEQFHQCAPLDQQIPYPQGGEIVQLVHLSREFSNLKFQLPMMNHMKIHVLRSDLSAETLQAVADTLFFEVELQRFSVVWRASTPIRRRIQEFTTVVVGSMDPHWWKMKRLGVDTMANCVGCRS, encoded by the coding sequence ATGGAGTTCGTGTGCTCGTCTAAAACTCTACGCTCTGACTATTTCATCGCCTTGGACACTTCTGGGTGCGAGCATTTGGTGGTGATCGCCAAGGCAAGTTGGAACATCCCAAAACCCGGACAACGACCACGTCCTTTGCATCCGACCCCCTTTTGTGATTCGGATGAGTATTTTGGTGTGCCAGGGGAATCCGCGATTCGCTATGGGGACGATCATGTGCGCTACAAATCTCGGTGCGATGTCATCTTCGATGCGTGCGCGCATGCACCAGAGTGCACACCGGTCAAAGAGCTGACAGTAGGAATTCGGGTTGGCGCTAGTCAAAAAGTTATTCGTGTATTCGGAAACAGGATTTGGCGTAGCGGAATATCGGGGTTTAGTTTTTCCGATCCCGAACCTTTTGAAAGAATGCCGCTTCATTTTGGGCATGCATTTGGAGGTGTCAGATACTTCGAGCGAAATGGTGCAACGCATGCGGAGGCTCAATTATCCAATCCGGCTGGCATCGGGTGGGCTGGACCAGCCACCATCGGGGTGATTGACGGTACTCCCGCCGCGAATCTTGAAAACATCAATGAGCGGATCGCTTTTCCTGATGAAAAATATGCCCCAATCGCATTGAGTGCACTGGGCAGACATTGGCTGCCACGTGCTCAATATGCTGGAACCTTTGATGAAAAATGGAGAAAAGAGCAAGCTCCATTTTTGCCTGAAGACTTTGACGAACAGTTTCATCAATGTGCCCCTCTTGATCAACAAATTCCTTACCCCCAAGGGGGCGAAATTGTGCAATTGGTGCATCTGTCGAGAGAATTTTCAAATCTCAAATTTCAACTACCAATGATGAATCACATGAAGATTCATGTGTTGAGATCTGACTTGAGTGCCGAGACGCTTCAAGCTGTGGCTGATACTCTATTTTTCGAGGTTGAATTGCAGCGTTTTTCAGTAGTATGGCGGGCAAGCACACCAATACGTAGACGAATTCAGGAGTTCACTACTGTAGTGGTTGGTAGTATGGATCCACACTGGTGGAAAATGAAGCGATTAGGGGTGGATACTATGGCCAACTGCGTTGGCTGTCGGTCGTGA
- a CDS encoding PAAR-like domain-containing protein gives MATHVYANDEEIACRATEGVAQTAFPDPCWSPPPPSAGPIVIPYGNTAFARDITNGTRTVFIKGKTVAIEDKAYFSTSTGNEPATYAFQKGLRTRVIKGKAYFRSWSQDVIFEGLGVARHTDNVSHNHGSMPSNTPIFPYVSRGWFSHDCKNEEKKIERACQPDREHSDTKKELRKKSKLSQLLDKLKGKKGRRDANGWHWTDDHCAGLEVPIADPSQALAYIDKLSELAAILPQELNVINIVEPILKDLVINAATKAAAKVAAKAAVKQLAGSSVPLAGNIAMGIWSAVDVAIAVGDVKEIKAAASEALEQIEVLKQKAERLKNISKDFEDLKNLSPEEKLKKAQELATETQDALATLNACVRARKCNLVPYKNDGVGNPLHTKGQSKVESADKGGCCNGQTGHHLIYGAMAKDKSSCPNYDHNVAPTVCVEGTSQHFGSHKRVHDDMDAIVRGMATRGKVASDGTMSVEDAIEAAAASHARAFPFSKCSKKCIKAQLEAYYLQMCRGGRIKAVDKNGKTVETGGSGADI, from the coding sequence GTGGCCACGCATGTATACGCAAATGATGAGGAAATTGCCTGTCGAGCAACGGAGGGAGTCGCCCAGACGGCTTTTCCTGACCCATGCTGGAGTCCTCCACCACCGAGCGCAGGCCCGATCGTTATCCCATATGGAAATACCGCATTCGCTCGCGATATTACCAATGGAACCAGAACTGTTTTCATCAAGGGAAAAACAGTTGCTATTGAGGACAAGGCCTATTTCTCAACAAGCACGGGAAATGAGCCTGCTACATATGCTTTTCAGAAAGGCTTGAGGACGCGAGTTATAAAAGGCAAGGCCTATTTTCGCTCATGGTCTCAAGATGTCATTTTTGAAGGGCTGGGCGTGGCAAGGCACACGGATAACGTCAGCCACAATCATGGCTCCATGCCGTCCAATACGCCAATTTTTCCATACGTTTCGCGTGGATGGTTTAGTCACGACTGCAAAAATGAAGAAAAGAAGATAGAACGCGCTTGTCAGCCAGATCGTGAGCATTCCGATACCAAAAAAGAGTTGAGAAAAAAGAGCAAGCTCTCTCAGCTACTGGATAAATTGAAGGGGAAAAAGGGCCGTAGAGATGCAAATGGCTGGCATTGGACTGATGACCATTGTGCAGGGCTTGAGGTACCGATAGCAGATCCAAGTCAGGCGCTTGCATACATCGACAAGTTATCTGAGCTTGCGGCTATATTGCCACAAGAACTCAATGTGATAAATATAGTTGAGCCGATACTTAAGGACCTGGTCATCAATGCTGCAACAAAGGCGGCAGCAAAAGTGGCGGCAAAAGCGGCAGTGAAGCAATTGGCGGGTTCATCTGTGCCGCTTGCTGGAAACATTGCCATGGGAATATGGTCTGCTGTAGATGTGGCTATCGCTGTAGGTGATGTGAAAGAGATCAAGGCCGCTGCGTCGGAAGCCCTTGAGCAGATAGAAGTACTTAAGCAGAAGGCTGAAAGACTCAAAAACATATCGAAAGACTTCGAGGATCTGAAGAATCTTTCTCCTGAGGAGAAGTTGAAAAAGGCGCAGGAGTTAGCTACGGAAACGCAAGATGCATTGGCTACGCTCAATGCCTGCGTTCGTGCGAGAAAATGCAATCTTGTTCCATATAAAAATGATGGTGTCGGAAATCCTTTACATACAAAGGGGCAGTCAAAAGTCGAATCGGCAGATAAAGGTGGGTGCTGCAATGGGCAAACGGGGCATCATCTAATATATGGGGCGATGGCCAAGGATAAATCTAGTTGCCCCAACTATGATCACAATGTCGCTCCTACTGTATGCGTAGAGGGAACCAGCCAACACTTTGGTAGCCATAAACGTGTACATGATGATATGGATGCAATTGTTCGGGGCATGGCTACGCGTGGAAAAGTGGCATCTGATGGCACTATGAGTGTGGAAGATGCTATTGAGGCAGCAGCAGCATCCCATGCTAGGGCATTTCCATTTTCAAAGTGCTCAAAAAAATGCATCAAGGCGCAGCTGGAGGCGTATTATCTACAAATGTGTCGTGGAGGGAGAATAAAGGCGGTGGATAAAAATGGCAAGACGGTTGAAACTGGTGGTTCCGGTGCAGATATTTAA